The uncultured Cohaesibacter sp. genome window below encodes:
- the greA gene encoding transcription elongation factor GreA: protein MEKIPMTPAGYQALTEELRQRSGEERPRIIAAISEARAHGDLSENAEYHAAKEQQSLNEGRISELEDKLSRAEVIDVSKMSGDTIKFGATVTLVDEDTDEEKTYQIVGDVEADLKKGKISLSSPIARALIGKQVEESVEVMAPGGAKSYEILAIKYI from the coding sequence ATGGAAAAAATCCCTATGACGCCTGCTGGATATCAGGCTCTGACTGAAGAATTGAGACAGCGTAGCGGCGAAGAACGCCCGCGGATCATTGCCGCAATCTCCGAAGCCCGCGCCCATGGCGACCTCTCCGAGAATGCCGAGTATCACGCAGCCAAGGAACAGCAGAGCCTTAATGAAGGCCGCATTTCCGAACTGGAAGACAAGCTCTCTCGCGCAGAAGTCATCGATGTTTCCAAGATGAGTGGCGACACCATCAAGTTTGGAGCCACGGTTACTCTTGTCGATGAAGATACCGACGAGGAAAAGACCTACCAGATCGTGGGTGACGTCGAAGCAGACCTGAAAAAGGGAAAGATCTCCCTTTCCTCGCCGATTGCCCGTGCGCTTATCGGCAAACAGGTGGAAGAGTCTGTCGAGGTCATGGCTCCGGGTGGTGCCAAATCCTACGAAATTCTCGCCATCAAATATATCTGA
- the carB gene encoding carbamoyl-phosphate synthase large subunit encodes MPKRTDIKSILIIGAGPIIIGQACEFDYSGTQACKALREEGYRIILVNSNPATIMTDPDMADATYIEPITPEIVAKIIEKERPDALLPTMGGQTALNCALSLRKMGVLDKYNVEMIGATAEAIDKAEDRELFKEAMTKIGLDTPVSRLAHDIPEALAALEVVGLPAIIRPSFTMGGTGGGVAYNREEYLDIIETGLDASPTTEVLVEESIIGWKEFEMEVVRDKNDNCIIICSIENLDPMGVHTGDSITIAPALTLTDKEYQIMRDASLAVLREIGVETGGSNVQFSINPANGRLIVIEMNPRVSRSSALASKATGFPIAKVAAKLAVGYTLDELANDITGGATPASFEPSIDYVVTKVPRFAFEKFPGAEPYLTTAMKSVGEVMAIGRTFQESLQKALRGLETGLTGLNEVEIEGLGQGDDKNAIRAALAKATPDRLLKIAQAIRLGVSHDQIFETCKYDRWFLEQLQGIIDMEERVRAHGLPQDAHNLRKLKSMGFSDARLAELSGTTAKKVAQHRNALSVRPAYKRIDTCAAEFASPTAYMYSTYELPFNGTVACEANPSDRKKVAILGGGPNRIGQGIEFDYCCCHACFAMSEAGYETIMINCNPETVSTDYDTSDRLYFEPLTAEDVIEILRKEQENGELVGVIVQFGGQTPLKLAQALQDADIPILGTSPDAIDLAEDRDRFQKLLHKLDLMQPRNGIAYSIEQARIVADQIGFPVVVRPSYVLGGRAMEIVRTPEAFEKYIQMTLAELVPPDVRLKYPNDKTGQINAVLAQNALLFDSYLSGAIEVDVDCLCDGTNVEIAGIMEHIEEAGIHSGDSACSLPPYSLSREIQEELARQTKEMALALNVVGLMNVQFAVKEGDIYVIEVNPRASRTVPFVAKTIGKPIASIASRVMTGEPLTDFDIEHENLGHIAVKEAVFPFARFPGVDTILGPEMRSTGEVMGLDKEFPIAFAKSQLGGGTKVPSEGTAFISVKDDDKPVILPAVRRLKDVGFRIIATGGTQRYLAENGIECEKINKMLEGRPHIVDALKNGEVHLVFNTTKGAKAISDSRDLRRAALLHKVPYYTTVAGALAAAQGIEAYKKGDIEVRPLQDYFS; translated from the coding sequence ATGCCAAAGCGGACAGACATAAAATCCATCCTCATTATCGGTGCCGGACCTATCATCATTGGTCAGGCCTGCGAATTTGACTATTCCGGAACTCAGGCCTGCAAGGCCCTCCGAGAAGAAGGCTACCGCATCATTCTGGTCAACTCGAACCCGGCCACGATCATGACCGATCCGGACATGGCGGATGCGACCTACATCGAGCCGATCACACCGGAAATTGTTGCCAAGATCATCGAGAAGGAACGCCCGGACGCCCTTCTGCCCACAATGGGCGGACAGACGGCTCTGAACTGCGCGCTGTCGCTGCGCAAGATGGGTGTCCTCGACAAGTATAATGTGGAAATGATCGGCGCCACCGCCGAGGCCATCGACAAGGCTGAAGACCGCGAGCTCTTCAAGGAAGCCATGACGAAAATCGGCCTCGATACGCCGGTATCCCGCCTTGCCCATGACATTCCCGAAGCCCTTGCTGCGCTGGAAGTGGTCGGACTGCCGGCCATCATCCGTCCATCCTTCACCATGGGCGGCACCGGTGGCGGCGTAGCCTACAACAGGGAAGAATATCTCGACATTATCGAAACCGGCCTTGACGCCTCTCCCACCACCGAAGTGCTGGTTGAAGAAAGCATCATCGGTTGGAAAGAATTCGAGATGGAGGTCGTTCGCGACAAGAACGACAACTGCATCATCATCTGTTCGATCGAAAACCTTGATCCGATGGGCGTGCATACCGGCGACTCGATCACCATCGCACCAGCTCTGACGCTGACCGACAAGGAATATCAGATCATGCGCGACGCCTCGCTGGCGGTTCTGCGCGAGATCGGCGTCGAGACCGGTGGCTCCAACGTGCAGTTCTCGATCAACCCGGCCAACGGCCGCCTGATCGTCATCGAAATGAACCCGCGCGTTTCCCGTTCCTCGGCTCTTGCTTCCAAGGCCACCGGCTTCCCGATCGCCAAGGTCGCAGCCAAGCTGGCCGTCGGCTACACGCTTGATGAGCTGGCCAACGACATCACCGGCGGCGCAACACCGGCATCCTTCGAACCGTCCATCGACTATGTGGTTACCAAGGTGCCGCGCTTTGCCTTCGAGAAATTCCCGGGTGCAGAGCCCTATCTGACCACCGCCATGAAGTCGGTTGGCGAGGTCATGGCCATTGGCCGTACCTTCCAGGAATCGCTGCAGAAGGCCCTGCGTGGCCTCGAAACCGGACTCACCGGCCTCAACGAAGTCGAAATCGAAGGGCTCGGACAGGGCGACGACAAGAACGCCATCCGCGCCGCTCTTGCCAAGGCAACCCCTGACCGTCTGCTCAAGATCGCCCAGGCCATCCGCCTTGGCGTCAGCCATGACCAGATCTTCGAAACCTGCAAATACGACCGCTGGTTCCTCGAGCAGTTGCAGGGCATCATCGACATGGAAGAGCGTGTCCGCGCTCACGGCTTGCCGCAGGATGCGCACAACCTGCGCAAACTGAAGAGCATGGGCTTCTCCGATGCCCGCCTTGCCGAACTGTCAGGCACCACCGCCAAGAAGGTGGCCCAGCACCGCAACGCCCTCTCCGTGCGCCCTGCCTACAAGCGCATCGACACCTGCGCGGCCGAGTTCGCCTCGCCGACCGCCTACATGTATTCCACCTACGAGCTGCCGTTCAATGGCACCGTGGCCTGTGAAGCCAATCCTTCGGATCGCAAGAAAGTAGCCATTCTGGGCGGTGGCCCGAACCGGATCGGTCAGGGCATCGAGTTCGACTATTGCTGTTGTCATGCCTGCTTTGCCATGAGCGAAGCCGGGTATGAGACCATCATGATCAACTGCAACCCTGAAACCGTCTCGACCGACTACGACACCTCCGACCGCCTCTATTTCGAGCCACTGACCGCAGAGGACGTGATCGAGATCCTGCGCAAGGAGCAGGAAAACGGCGAACTCGTCGGCGTGATCGTGCAGTTTGGTGGTCAGACGCCACTTAAACTGGCTCAGGCCCTGCAGGATGCCGACATTCCGATCCTTGGCACCTCTCCGGATGCCATCGACCTGGCCGAAGACCGTGACCGCTTCCAGAAACTGCTGCACAAGCTCGACCTGATGCAGCCGCGCAACGGCATTGCCTATTCCATCGAACAGGCCCGCATTGTTGCCGACCAGATCGGCTTCCCGGTTGTCGTCCGCCCGTCCTACGTGCTGGGTGGTCGCGCCATGGAAATCGTCCGCACGCCGGAAGCTTTCGAGAAATACATCCAGATGACACTCGCCGAGCTGGTGCCGCCGGATGTGCGTCTGAAATATCCGAACGACAAGACTGGCCAGATCAACGCCGTTCTGGCCCAGAATGCCCTGCTGTTCGACAGCTATCTGTCTGGCGCCATCGAAGTGGACGTCGACTGCCTGTGTGACGGAACCAACGTCGAAATCGCCGGTATCATGGAGCATATCGAGGAAGCGGGCATTCACTCCGGTGACTCAGCCTGTTCCCTGCCGCCTTACTCGCTGTCCAGGGAAATCCAGGAAGAGCTTGCCCGCCAGACCAAGGAAATGGCCCTGGCCCTCAATGTGGTCGGCTTGATGAACGTCCAGTTCGCAGTCAAGGAAGGTGACATCTATGTCATCGAGGTGAACCCGCGCGCATCCCGTACCGTGCCGTTTGTCGCCAAGACCATCGGCAAGCCGATCGCCAGCATCGCATCACGCGTGATGACCGGCGAGCCGCTGACCGACTTCGACATCGAGCACGAAAACCTCGGCCACATCGCCGTCAAGGAAGCCGTCTTCCCATTCGCCCGCTTCCCGGGTGTCGACACGATCCTCGGACCGGAAATGCGCTCCACCGGCGAAGTCATGGGCCTCGACAAGGAATTCCCGATTGCGTTTGCCAAGTCACAGCTTGGTGGTGGAACCAAGGTTCCAAGCGAAGGCACCGCCTTCATTTCCGTCAAGGATGATGATAAACCGGTCATTCTACCTGCGGTTCGCCGCCTCAAGGATGTCGGCTTCCGCATCATCGCGACCGGTGGCACCCAGCGCTATCTGGCCGAAAACGGAATTGAGTGCGAAAAAATAAATAAAATGCTTGAGGGTCGACCTCATATCGTCGATGCTCTCAAGAATGGCGAAGTGCACCTTGTGTTCAATACCACCAAGGGCGCCAAGGCAATTTCCGACAGCCGGGATTTGCGACGCGCTGCACTTTTGCATAAGGTACCCTATTATACGACTGTTGCGGGTGCCCTAGCGGCTGCGCAAGGGATCGAGGCTTATAAAAAGGGAGATATTGAAGTCCGTCCTTTGCAGGACTATTTCTCCTGA
- a CDS encoding Lrp/AsnC family transcriptional regulator gives MKARLDPIDWKILKELQDDGRITNVELARRVGISAPPCLRRVRALEEAGIIKGYRAIVDEKQIGFDVTAIAMVGLHSQAEADLVAFEERVRGWSQVRECYMLSGDIDFVLRCVAPDLQAFQSFVINELTSAPNVDSVRTSLTIRLSKNAPNVPINLGD, from the coding sequence TTGAAAGCAAGACTAGATCCCATCGACTGGAAGATCCTGAAAGAGCTTCAGGATGATGGTCGTATCACAAACGTAGAGTTGGCGCGTCGCGTCGGTATTTCCGCTCCTCCCTGCCTGCGTCGCGTGCGCGCTCTGGAAGAAGCCGGGATTATCAAGGGCTATCGTGCCATCGTTGATGAAAAGCAAATCGGATTTGACGTGACGGCGATCGCCATGGTTGGTCTGCATAGTCAGGCCGAGGCCGATCTGGTTGCATTCGAAGAGCGAGTTCGTGGCTGGTCCCAGGTTCGGGAATGCTACATGCTGTCGGGGGATATCGATTTCGTCCTGCGCTGCGTTGCTCCGGATCTTCAGGCGTTCCAGTCCTTCGTTATCAATGAACTGACGTCCGCGCCCAACGTGGACAGTGTCCGGACATCTCTCACCATCCGTCTGAGCAAGAATGCTCCGAATGTTCCGATCAATCTGGGTGACTGA